The following proteins come from a genomic window of Diprion similis isolate iyDipSimi1 chromosome 8, iyDipSimi1.1, whole genome shotgun sequence:
- the LOC124408933 gene encoding chloride channel protein 2 isoform X4, producing MKEMYGRYTKDLGEYAKEEARRLRLHDRARRKLDKDRTHELRKSKKRGPICRKLLAVLAFTWKHTGARLGEDWVFLALLGVIMAILSHAMDKGISLCNNARIWLYQDLTTQPALQYLAWVSLPVCLILFSAGFVHIVAPQSIGSGIPEMKTILRGVALKEYLTFRTLVAKVIGLTATLGSGLPLGKEGPFVHIASIVATLLSKLVTSFQGIYENESRNCEMLAAACAVGVAACFAAPIGGVLFSIEVTTVYFAVRNYWRGFFAAVCGATTFRLLAVWLNKEETITAMFPTNFTAEFPFDPQELFVFALIGVGSGLGGAFYVWLHRQYVIFMRKNKSMNRFLQKNRFLYPGIVTLLVATISFPLGLGQFMAGDLTTHEQVLGLFVNFTWTKTDLTVLEMNVLQHWSSVYTDVFVGLFSYVAFTFIFSIISSTVPVPSGIFIPVFKIGAALGRAVGEGMALWFPTGVRYGGISNAITPGGYATVGAAAFSGAVTHTISVSVIVIEMTGQITHIVPIMIAVLISNAIAALLQPSIYDSIILIKKLPYLPDLLPSSSGMYNVYVEDFMVRDVKYIWHGITYQKLKDILKENRKLRGFPLADNPGSMILLGSIQRLELIKLIEKHIGRERRLQVAQKWQKEAEERAREEMERQLREQERTRRPSRFEVIPAPDILKLQRQSASDLTTTGNDAHAFHSPIFGSQPKKSILKKTHSFTLKGFSPLVSPAVTPYTTVTGAESRIRLAFEAIFRKSATLQDVDPDPEMGSGGSVNANRQGSIDVLNVPSHLHTQFSPSPNTSKKVQLPRERVIDMSAEDQKQWEESEMALEVDFSRCHIDPAPFQLVERTSLLKVHSLFSMVGVNHAYVTAIGRLVGVVALKELRKAIEDANSGIIPVHGTETGIHGSDSTLGGVEVPSDSKTQITINSVTNSVTQDDDSEISPPHNHHEKV from the exons ATGAAAGAG ATGTATGGACGTTACACGAAGGACCTGGGTGAATACGCAAAAGAAGAAGCAAGAAGACTTCGATTGCACGACAGAGCCAGACGGAAATTGGACAAGGACCGTACCCACGAACTGAGGAAGTCTAAAAAGCGAGGACCGATATGTAGAAAACTGTTAGCCGTGCTTGCGTTCACATGGAAACACACGGGGGCCCGTTTAGGCGAGGATTGGGTTTTCCTCGCTCTCCTCGGCGTCATCATGGCCATTCTAAGCCATGCTATGGACAAGGGCATTTCACTTTGCAACAACG CGAGGATATGGCTATACCAAGACCTGACGACACAGCCGGCACTGCAGTACCTAGCATGGGTGTCACTTCCGGTGTGCCTGATCCTCTTCAGCGCAGGTTTCGTGCACATCGTAGCACCGCAGAGCATAGGATCAGGGATCCCGGAGATGAAAACGATCCTACGAGGAGTGGCGTTGAAGGAGTACCTGACGTTCCGAACGTTGGTGGCGAAGGTGATCGGATTAACGGCAACGCTGGGTTCGGGTTTGCCGTTGGGCAAAGAAGGTCCATTCGTGCACATAGCGAGCATAGTGGCAACACTGTTGTCAAAGCTGGTCACGAGTTTTCAGGGTATCTACGAAAACGAAAGTCGAAATTGCGAGATGCTGGCTGCGGCTTGTGCCGTTGGTGTGGCAGCCTGTTTTGCCGCACCAATAGGTGGTGTCCTCTTCAGCATCGAAGTAACGACGGTTTACTTCGCCGTGAGGAATTACTGGCGAGGTTTTTTCGCCGCGGTTTGCGGTGCGACCACCTTCAGACTGCTCGCCGTTTGGCTGAACAAGGAAGAAACCATCACCGCCATGTTTCCGACAAATTTTACCGCCGAGTTCCCCTTCGATCCCCAAGAGTTATTCGTTTTCGCTCTTATCGGTGTGGGAAGCGGTCTTGGCGGTGCTTTTTACGTATGGCTTCACAGGCAGTACGTCATATTCATGCGGAAGAACAAGAGTATGAACAGGTTCCTTCAGAAAAA CCGGTTTTTGTATCCCGGAATCGTCACCCTCTTGGTAGCAACGATTTCGTTTCCATTGGGCTTGGGTCAGTTCATGGCAGGAGATTTAACGACCCACGAACAGGTGCTTGGATTGTTCGTAAACTTCACGTGGACGAAGACGGACTTGACGGTTCTGGAGATGAACGTCCTTCAGCACTGGTCATCCGTATACACAGACGTCTTTGTTGGTCTCTTCAGCTACGTCGCCTTCACT TTCATATTCTCCATAATAAGTTCAACCGTACCAGTTCCTTCGGGTATATTCATAccagttttcaaaatcggaGCAGCACTTGGTCGAGCCGTCGGAGAAGGGATGGCTCTTTGGTTCCCCACCGGCGTCAGATACGGCGGTATTAGTAACGCAATTACACCCG GAGGCTACGCGACCGTTGGAGCAGCGGCCTTTTCCGGTGCGGTAACGCACACCATATCAGTGAGCGTAATAGTGATCGAAATGACCGGTCAGATAACGCATATAGTGCCAATAATGATCGCGGTACTGATAAGCAACGCTATAGCGGCGCTCTTGCAGCCGAGCATATACGACAGTATAATACTAATAAAGAAGCTGCCCTACTTACCCGACTTGTTGCCATCGAGTTCAG GAATGTACAACGTCTACGTCGAGGACTTTATGGTCCGTGACGTGAAGTACATCTGGCACGGAATCACCTATCAAAAGCTAAAGGATATACTAAAGGAGAACCGAAAGCTGCGAGGGTTTCCGCTTGCGGATAACCCGGGCTCGATGATACTTCTTGGCTCCATCCAGAGGTTGGAGCTGATCAAGCTGATAGAGAAGCACATCGGTCGAGAACGGAGGCTTCAGGTTGCTCAGAAGTGGCAAAAGGAAGCGGAGGAACGAGCTAGAGAGGAAATGGAACGACAGCTTAGAGAACAGGAGAGAACCCGGAGGCCTTCGAGATTCGAAGTAATTCCAGCGCCCGATATTCTCAAACTTCAACGCCAGAGCGCCAGCGATCTCACAACTACCGGAAATGACGCG CACGCCTtccactcaccgatattcggATCCCAGCCGAAGAAGTCGATCCTTAAGAAGACGCACTCGTTCACTCTGAAGGGTTTCAGCCCTTTGGTAAGTCCGGCAGTGACGCCATACACGACGGTAACGGGAGCTGAAAGCAG AATCCGACTGGCGTTCGAGGCCATTTTCCGGAAATCAGCAACCCTGCAAGACGTTGACCCCGATCCAGAAATGGGCTCTGGCGGAAGTGTGAATGCGAACAGACAGGGCAGCATCGATGTGTTGAACGTGCCTTCCCACCTGCATACCCAGTTCTCACCGAGTCCCAATACATCGAAGAAGGTTCAGCTG CCACGCGAGAGGGTGATCGACATGTCGGCGGAGGACCAAAAACAGTGGGAAGAAAGCGAAATGGCGCTCGAGGTTGACTTCTCACGATGTCACATTGACCCCGCGCCTTTTCAACTCGTCGAGCGAACCTCGTTGCTCAAGGTTCACAGCCTGTTCAGCATGGTGGGCGTTAACCACGCGTACGTAACGGCGATTGGACGGCTGGTCGGTGTGGTGGCTTTGAAAGAG CTACGAAAAGCGATCGAGGACGCGAACTCGGGTATAATTCCGGTTCACGGCACCGAGACGGGGATCCATGGATCGGATTCAACTTTAGGTGGTGTTGAAGTGCCCTCGGATTCAAAAACCCAAATAACAATAAACTCGGTTACAAATTCCGTGACGCAGGATGACGACAGCGAAATATCTCCACCGCACAATCACCACGAGAAGGTATGA
- the LOC124408933 gene encoding chloride channel protein 2 isoform X3: MASALRELDEEYGLGYQNTLMYGRYTKDLGEYAKEEARRLRLHDRARRKLDKDRTHELRKSKKRGPICRKLLAVLAFTWKHTGARLGEDWVFLALLGVIMAILSHAMDKGISLCNNARIWLYQDLTTQPALQYLAWVSLPVCLILFSAGFVHIVAPQSIGSGIPEMKTILRGVALKEYLTFRTLVAKVIGLTATLGSGLPLGKEGPFVHIASIVATLLSKLVTSFQGIYENESRNCEMLAAACAVGVAACFAAPIGGVLFSIEVTTVYFAVRNYWRGFFAAVCGATTFRLLAVWLNKEETITAMFPTNFTAEFPFDPQELFVFALIGVGSGLGGAFYVWLHRQYVIFMRKNKSMNRFLQKNRFLYPGIVTLLVATISFPLGLGQFMAGDLTTHEQVLGLFVNFTWTKTDLTVLEMNVLQHWSSVYTDVFVGLFSYVAFTFIFSIISSTVPVPSGIFIPVFKIGAALGRAVGEGMALWFPTGVRYGGISNAITPGGYATVGAAAFSGAVTHTISVSVIVIEMTGQITHIVPIMIAVLISNAIAALLQPSIYDSIILIKKLPYLPDLLPSSSGMYNVYVEDFMVRDVKYIWHGITYQKLKDILKENRKLRGFPLADNPGSMILLGSIQRLELIKLIEKHIGRERRLQVAQKWQKEAEERAREEMERQLREQERTRRPSRFEVIPAPDILKLQRQSASDLTTTGNDAHAFHSPIFGSQPKKSILKKTHSFTLKGFSPLVSPAVTPYTTVTGAESRIRLAFEAIFRKSATLQDVDPDPEMGSGGSVNANRQGSIDVLNVPSHLHTQFSPSPNTSKKVQLPRERVIDMSAEDQKQWEESEMALEVDFSRCHIDPAPFQLVERTSLLKVHSLFSMVGVNHAYVTAIGRLVGVVALKELRKAIEDANSGIIPVHGTETGIHGSDSTLGGVEVPSDSKTQITINSVTNSVTQDDDSEISPPHNHHEKV; this comes from the exons ATGTATGGACGTTACACGAAGGACCTGGGTGAATACGCAAAAGAAGAAGCAAGAAGACTTCGATTGCACGACAGAGCCAGACGGAAATTGGACAAGGACCGTACCCACGAACTGAGGAAGTCTAAAAAGCGAGGACCGATATGTAGAAAACTGTTAGCCGTGCTTGCGTTCACATGGAAACACACGGGGGCCCGTTTAGGCGAGGATTGGGTTTTCCTCGCTCTCCTCGGCGTCATCATGGCCATTCTAAGCCATGCTATGGACAAGGGCATTTCACTTTGCAACAACG CGAGGATATGGCTATACCAAGACCTGACGACACAGCCGGCACTGCAGTACCTAGCATGGGTGTCACTTCCGGTGTGCCTGATCCTCTTCAGCGCAGGTTTCGTGCACATCGTAGCACCGCAGAGCATAGGATCAGGGATCCCGGAGATGAAAACGATCCTACGAGGAGTGGCGTTGAAGGAGTACCTGACGTTCCGAACGTTGGTGGCGAAGGTGATCGGATTAACGGCAACGCTGGGTTCGGGTTTGCCGTTGGGCAAAGAAGGTCCATTCGTGCACATAGCGAGCATAGTGGCAACACTGTTGTCAAAGCTGGTCACGAGTTTTCAGGGTATCTACGAAAACGAAAGTCGAAATTGCGAGATGCTGGCTGCGGCTTGTGCCGTTGGTGTGGCAGCCTGTTTTGCCGCACCAATAGGTGGTGTCCTCTTCAGCATCGAAGTAACGACGGTTTACTTCGCCGTGAGGAATTACTGGCGAGGTTTTTTCGCCGCGGTTTGCGGTGCGACCACCTTCAGACTGCTCGCCGTTTGGCTGAACAAGGAAGAAACCATCACCGCCATGTTTCCGACAAATTTTACCGCCGAGTTCCCCTTCGATCCCCAAGAGTTATTCGTTTTCGCTCTTATCGGTGTGGGAAGCGGTCTTGGCGGTGCTTTTTACGTATGGCTTCACAGGCAGTACGTCATATTCATGCGGAAGAACAAGAGTATGAACAGGTTCCTTCAGAAAAA CCGGTTTTTGTATCCCGGAATCGTCACCCTCTTGGTAGCAACGATTTCGTTTCCATTGGGCTTGGGTCAGTTCATGGCAGGAGATTTAACGACCCACGAACAGGTGCTTGGATTGTTCGTAAACTTCACGTGGACGAAGACGGACTTGACGGTTCTGGAGATGAACGTCCTTCAGCACTGGTCATCCGTATACACAGACGTCTTTGTTGGTCTCTTCAGCTACGTCGCCTTCACT TTCATATTCTCCATAATAAGTTCAACCGTACCAGTTCCTTCGGGTATATTCATAccagttttcaaaatcggaGCAGCACTTGGTCGAGCCGTCGGAGAAGGGATGGCTCTTTGGTTCCCCACCGGCGTCAGATACGGCGGTATTAGTAACGCAATTACACCCG GAGGCTACGCGACCGTTGGAGCAGCGGCCTTTTCCGGTGCGGTAACGCACACCATATCAGTGAGCGTAATAGTGATCGAAATGACCGGTCAGATAACGCATATAGTGCCAATAATGATCGCGGTACTGATAAGCAACGCTATAGCGGCGCTCTTGCAGCCGAGCATATACGACAGTATAATACTAATAAAGAAGCTGCCCTACTTACCCGACTTGTTGCCATCGAGTTCAG GAATGTACAACGTCTACGTCGAGGACTTTATGGTCCGTGACGTGAAGTACATCTGGCACGGAATCACCTATCAAAAGCTAAAGGATATACTAAAGGAGAACCGAAAGCTGCGAGGGTTTCCGCTTGCGGATAACCCGGGCTCGATGATACTTCTTGGCTCCATCCAGAGGTTGGAGCTGATCAAGCTGATAGAGAAGCACATCGGTCGAGAACGGAGGCTTCAGGTTGCTCAGAAGTGGCAAAAGGAAGCGGAGGAACGAGCTAGAGAGGAAATGGAACGACAGCTTAGAGAACAGGAGAGAACCCGGAGGCCTTCGAGATTCGAAGTAATTCCAGCGCCCGATATTCTCAAACTTCAACGCCAGAGCGCCAGCGATCTCACAACTACCGGAAATGACGCG CACGCCTtccactcaccgatattcggATCCCAGCCGAAGAAGTCGATCCTTAAGAAGACGCACTCGTTCACTCTGAAGGGTTTCAGCCCTTTGGTAAGTCCGGCAGTGACGCCATACACGACGGTAACGGGAGCTGAAAGCAG AATCCGACTGGCGTTCGAGGCCATTTTCCGGAAATCAGCAACCCTGCAAGACGTTGACCCCGATCCAGAAATGGGCTCTGGCGGAAGTGTGAATGCGAACAGACAGGGCAGCATCGATGTGTTGAACGTGCCTTCCCACCTGCATACCCAGTTCTCACCGAGTCCCAATACATCGAAGAAGGTTCAGCTG CCACGCGAGAGGGTGATCGACATGTCGGCGGAGGACCAAAAACAGTGGGAAGAAAGCGAAATGGCGCTCGAGGTTGACTTCTCACGATGTCACATTGACCCCGCGCCTTTTCAACTCGTCGAGCGAACCTCGTTGCTCAAGGTTCACAGCCTGTTCAGCATGGTGGGCGTTAACCACGCGTACGTAACGGCGATTGGACGGCTGGTCGGTGTGGTGGCTTTGAAAGAG CTACGAAAAGCGATCGAGGACGCGAACTCGGGTATAATTCCGGTTCACGGCACCGAGACGGGGATCCATGGATCGGATTCAACTTTAGGTGGTGTTGAAGTGCCCTCGGATTCAAAAACCCAAATAACAATAAACTCGGTTACAAATTCCGTGACGCAGGATGACGACAGCGAAATATCTCCACCGCACAATCACCACGAGAAGGTATGA
- the LOC124408933 gene encoding chloride channel protein 2 isoform X1, with protein sequence MANQTGNIELLQTQPEGSEEEVDKEWEEFTRLMAKLKGNRKNHPHRPSQAFYPCPPPNPEEEQQEFDAFDYINTFMYGRYTKDLGEYAKEEARRLRLHDRARRKLDKDRTHELRKSKKRGPICRKLLAVLAFTWKHTGARLGEDWVFLALLGVIMAILSHAMDKGISLCNNARIWLYQDLTTQPALQYLAWVSLPVCLILFSAGFVHIVAPQSIGSGIPEMKTILRGVALKEYLTFRTLVAKVIGLTATLGSGLPLGKEGPFVHIASIVATLLSKLVTSFQGIYENESRNCEMLAAACAVGVAACFAAPIGGVLFSIEVTTVYFAVRNYWRGFFAAVCGATTFRLLAVWLNKEETITAMFPTNFTAEFPFDPQELFVFALIGVGSGLGGAFYVWLHRQYVIFMRKNKSMNRFLQKNRFLYPGIVTLLVATISFPLGLGQFMAGDLTTHEQVLGLFVNFTWTKTDLTVLEMNVLQHWSSVYTDVFVGLFSYVAFTFIFSIISSTVPVPSGIFIPVFKIGAALGRAVGEGMALWFPTGVRYGGISNAITPGGYATVGAAAFSGAVTHTISVSVIVIEMTGQITHIVPIMIAVLISNAIAALLQPSIYDSIILIKKLPYLPDLLPSSSGMYNVYVEDFMVRDVKYIWHGITYQKLKDILKENRKLRGFPLADNPGSMILLGSIQRLELIKLIEKHIGRERRLQVAQKWQKEAEERAREEMERQLREQERTRRPSRFEVIPAPDILKLQRQSASDLTTTGNDAHAFHSPIFGSQPKKSILKKTHSFTLKGFSPLVSPAVTPYTTVTGAESRIRLAFEAIFRKSATLQDVDPDPEMGSGGSVNANRQGSIDVLNVPSHLHTQFSPSPNTSKKVQLPRERVIDMSAEDQKQWEESEMALEVDFSRCHIDPAPFQLVERTSLLKVHSLFSMVGVNHAYVTAIGRLVGVVALKELRKAIEDANSGIIPVHGTETGIHGSDSTLGGVEVPSDSKTQITINSVTNSVTQDDDSEISPPHNHHEKV encoded by the exons ATGGCGAATCAGACCGGGAACATCGAGCTTCTTCAGACTCAGCCTGAGGGCAGCGAAGAGGAAGTCGACAAGGAGTGGGAAGAGTTCACAAGACTCATGGCTAAGCTAAAGGGAAACAGAAAGAACCATCCTCACAG GCCATCTCAGGCTTTCTACCCATGTCCTCCGCCAAATCCCGAAGAAGAGCAACAGGAATTCGACGCCTTCGACTACATTAACACTTTT ATGTATGGACGTTACACGAAGGACCTGGGTGAATACGCAAAAGAAGAAGCAAGAAGACTTCGATTGCACGACAGAGCCAGACGGAAATTGGACAAGGACCGTACCCACGAACTGAGGAAGTCTAAAAAGCGAGGACCGATATGTAGAAAACTGTTAGCCGTGCTTGCGTTCACATGGAAACACACGGGGGCCCGTTTAGGCGAGGATTGGGTTTTCCTCGCTCTCCTCGGCGTCATCATGGCCATTCTAAGCCATGCTATGGACAAGGGCATTTCACTTTGCAACAACG CGAGGATATGGCTATACCAAGACCTGACGACACAGCCGGCACTGCAGTACCTAGCATGGGTGTCACTTCCGGTGTGCCTGATCCTCTTCAGCGCAGGTTTCGTGCACATCGTAGCACCGCAGAGCATAGGATCAGGGATCCCGGAGATGAAAACGATCCTACGAGGAGTGGCGTTGAAGGAGTACCTGACGTTCCGAACGTTGGTGGCGAAGGTGATCGGATTAACGGCAACGCTGGGTTCGGGTTTGCCGTTGGGCAAAGAAGGTCCATTCGTGCACATAGCGAGCATAGTGGCAACACTGTTGTCAAAGCTGGTCACGAGTTTTCAGGGTATCTACGAAAACGAAAGTCGAAATTGCGAGATGCTGGCTGCGGCTTGTGCCGTTGGTGTGGCAGCCTGTTTTGCCGCACCAATAGGTGGTGTCCTCTTCAGCATCGAAGTAACGACGGTTTACTTCGCCGTGAGGAATTACTGGCGAGGTTTTTTCGCCGCGGTTTGCGGTGCGACCACCTTCAGACTGCTCGCCGTTTGGCTGAACAAGGAAGAAACCATCACCGCCATGTTTCCGACAAATTTTACCGCCGAGTTCCCCTTCGATCCCCAAGAGTTATTCGTTTTCGCTCTTATCGGTGTGGGAAGCGGTCTTGGCGGTGCTTTTTACGTATGGCTTCACAGGCAGTACGTCATATTCATGCGGAAGAACAAGAGTATGAACAGGTTCCTTCAGAAAAA CCGGTTTTTGTATCCCGGAATCGTCACCCTCTTGGTAGCAACGATTTCGTTTCCATTGGGCTTGGGTCAGTTCATGGCAGGAGATTTAACGACCCACGAACAGGTGCTTGGATTGTTCGTAAACTTCACGTGGACGAAGACGGACTTGACGGTTCTGGAGATGAACGTCCTTCAGCACTGGTCATCCGTATACACAGACGTCTTTGTTGGTCTCTTCAGCTACGTCGCCTTCACT TTCATATTCTCCATAATAAGTTCAACCGTACCAGTTCCTTCGGGTATATTCATAccagttttcaaaatcggaGCAGCACTTGGTCGAGCCGTCGGAGAAGGGATGGCTCTTTGGTTCCCCACCGGCGTCAGATACGGCGGTATTAGTAACGCAATTACACCCG GAGGCTACGCGACCGTTGGAGCAGCGGCCTTTTCCGGTGCGGTAACGCACACCATATCAGTGAGCGTAATAGTGATCGAAATGACCGGTCAGATAACGCATATAGTGCCAATAATGATCGCGGTACTGATAAGCAACGCTATAGCGGCGCTCTTGCAGCCGAGCATATACGACAGTATAATACTAATAAAGAAGCTGCCCTACTTACCCGACTTGTTGCCATCGAGTTCAG GAATGTACAACGTCTACGTCGAGGACTTTATGGTCCGTGACGTGAAGTACATCTGGCACGGAATCACCTATCAAAAGCTAAAGGATATACTAAAGGAGAACCGAAAGCTGCGAGGGTTTCCGCTTGCGGATAACCCGGGCTCGATGATACTTCTTGGCTCCATCCAGAGGTTGGAGCTGATCAAGCTGATAGAGAAGCACATCGGTCGAGAACGGAGGCTTCAGGTTGCTCAGAAGTGGCAAAAGGAAGCGGAGGAACGAGCTAGAGAGGAAATGGAACGACAGCTTAGAGAACAGGAGAGAACCCGGAGGCCTTCGAGATTCGAAGTAATTCCAGCGCCCGATATTCTCAAACTTCAACGCCAGAGCGCCAGCGATCTCACAACTACCGGAAATGACGCG CACGCCTtccactcaccgatattcggATCCCAGCCGAAGAAGTCGATCCTTAAGAAGACGCACTCGTTCACTCTGAAGGGTTTCAGCCCTTTGGTAAGTCCGGCAGTGACGCCATACACGACGGTAACGGGAGCTGAAAGCAG AATCCGACTGGCGTTCGAGGCCATTTTCCGGAAATCAGCAACCCTGCAAGACGTTGACCCCGATCCAGAAATGGGCTCTGGCGGAAGTGTGAATGCGAACAGACAGGGCAGCATCGATGTGTTGAACGTGCCTTCCCACCTGCATACCCAGTTCTCACCGAGTCCCAATACATCGAAGAAGGTTCAGCTG CCACGCGAGAGGGTGATCGACATGTCGGCGGAGGACCAAAAACAGTGGGAAGAAAGCGAAATGGCGCTCGAGGTTGACTTCTCACGATGTCACATTGACCCCGCGCCTTTTCAACTCGTCGAGCGAACCTCGTTGCTCAAGGTTCACAGCCTGTTCAGCATGGTGGGCGTTAACCACGCGTACGTAACGGCGATTGGACGGCTGGTCGGTGTGGTGGCTTTGAAAGAG CTACGAAAAGCGATCGAGGACGCGAACTCGGGTATAATTCCGGTTCACGGCACCGAGACGGGGATCCATGGATCGGATTCAACTTTAGGTGGTGTTGAAGTGCCCTCGGATTCAAAAACCCAAATAACAATAAACTCGGTTACAAATTCCGTGACGCAGGATGACGACAGCGAAATATCTCCACCGCACAATCACCACGAGAAGGTATGA